The Peribacillus sp. FSL P2-0133 genome has a segment encoding these proteins:
- a CDS encoding chemotaxis protein CheD, translating to MTELLKVQVVKVGIAEMNIIKPPHTIRTSGLGSCVGVVIYDEKKEIAGLAHIMLPDSSLAKSGQINIAKFADTAIKELVQILVKEGARMPFLKAKLAGGAQMFQFASGGDLMRIGPRNVEAVRKELSDLRIRVVAEDVGGNSGRTIEFNLNDCLLNIRTVTKGTKNI from the coding sequence ATGACTGAATTGTTAAAGGTCCAGGTTGTTAAGGTTGGAATAGCGGAAATGAATATAATAAAACCTCCCCATACGATTCGTACTTCCGGATTGGGGTCGTGTGTTGGTGTTGTGATTTATGATGAAAAAAAAGAAATTGCAGGTTTGGCCCATATCATGCTGCCTGACTCTTCACTCGCTAAATCGGGACAGATTAACATTGCCAAATTTGCAGATACGGCGATAAAGGAATTAGTGCAAATCTTAGTAAAAGAAGGCGCAAGAATGCCATTCCTAAAAGCGAAGTTGGCTGGCGGAGCGCAAATGTTTCAATTTGCCTCCGGAGGAGATTTAATGAGAATAGGACCCCGGAATGTGGAAGCTGTCCGGAAAGAGTTATCTGACTTGCGGATTAGAGTCGTTGCCGAAGATGTTGGCGGGAATAGCGGAAGAACGATCGAATTCAATTTAAATGATTGTTTGCTAAATATTCGGACCGTTACTAAAGGGACTAAAAACATATAG